The Gemmatimonadaceae bacterium sequence CGCCGCGCACGTACGGCAGCACGTAGTACAGCATGCCGTCGGCGTCGCCCGAGTCGATGAGCGTGAGGATGTGCGGGTGATCCAGGCGCGCCGAGATCTTGATCTCGGTGAGGAACCGTTCGGCGCCGAGCACCGCGCCCAATTCTGGGCGCAGCACCTTGAGCGCTACCTGGCGCTCGAGCTTCCGGTCGTGGGCCAGGTACACCACGGCCATACCGCCGGCGCCGATTTCGCGCTCGATGACATAGCGGTCGCTGAGGGCGGCGGTGAGATGCGGGGTTTCGGGCACGGGCTAAACTGCGCTCGTCGGGGTCCGAGCGCCAGAGGGAGGCCGGCGCAGAGGAAGGCCGGCGCGCGCCCTGCCCGCCGCGTGATCCCGAGGCGCCAGGCACGGCGTGGCCGGGCCCGCGCCGCCCGGTATCTTTGGGCATGACCAAATCGCCGTCCGCACCACCCGCCGCCGTTCCGCCGGGCCGCCGGCCCGCCAGCCGCGGCCCGCGCGAATGGGCCCGCGCGTTCACCGGCTTCTACCCGCCGCTCGCCGAGGAGATGGCGCAGCTCGATCCGATCGCGCGCTTTCTCTACTCGGCGCGCAGCGTGATCCTCGTGATCTCGTTCCAGGCGGCGCTGCTGGCGGGCCTGCTGGCGCTCACCGACCGCCGCTTCGCCGTCGTGCCGTTCCTGCTCGTGCTGGTGGGATACGTCGTGC is a genomic window containing:
- a CDS encoding protein kinase → MPETPHLTAALSDRYVIEREIGAGGMAVVYLAHDRKLERQVALKVLRPELGAVLGAERFLTEIKISARLDHPHILTLIDSGDADGMLYYVLPYVRG